GGATGAAGCACCGTGGAGGAATACTCGGGGTGGAACTGCGTGCCGATGTACCAGCGGAGCCCCGGGATCTCGACGATCTCCACCAGGTCGGCGTCGGGATTCACGCCCACGCACTGCATGCCGGCCTTCTCGTAGTCCTTGCGGTAGCGGTTGTTGAACTCGTAGCGGTGGCGGTGGCGCTCCCGGATGGAGTCCTTCTGCCCGTAGGCTTCCCACGCGCGGCTGTCGGGACGGAGCGTGCAGGGATACTCGCCCAGGCGCATTGTGCCGCCCATCTGGGTGATGTTCTTCTGCTCCTCCATGATGTCGATGACGTTGTGCGGCGTGTCGGGATTCATCTCGCTGCTGTCGGCGTCGGCCAGGCCGAGCACGTCGCGGGCGAACTCGATCACCATCATCTGCATGCCCAGGCAGATGCCGAAGCACGGCACGTCGTGCGTGCGGGCATACTCCGCGGCGATGATCTTGCCCTCGATGCCGCGCTGGCCGAAGCCCGGGCAGATCACGAGCCCGGCCTTGCCGGCGAGGCGCTCCGCGACGTTCTCGCGCGTGAGGCCCTCGCTATTGACAAAATCGATCTTCACCTTTACCTCGTCGTAGATGCCGGCCAGGTTGAGGCTCTCGCGGATGCTCTTGTAGGCGTCCTGCAGGTCGTATTTGCCCACCAGGGCCACGTGCAGCTCGCGCGTGGCGCGGCGCTGCTTGTCCAGGAAATCATGCCAGGACTGCATCGCGGGCGTCTCCCCCACCGGAATGCCGATCTTGCGCAGGATGGCGGCGTCGAGGCCCTGCCGCTGCATGTTGACGGGCACGTCGTAGATGCTGGGCAGGTCTTCGCTCTGCACCACGCATTCCAGGTCCACGTTGCAGAAGGAGGCGACCTTCATGCGCACGGCGTCGTCCAGATGGCGCTCGGTGCGCAGGACCAGGATGTCCGGCTGGATGCCCATCCCCTGCAGCTCCTTGACGGAGTGCTGCGTGGGCTTGGTCTTCAGCTCGCCGGCGGCCTTGAGGTACGGCACGTAGGTCAGGTGGACGCACACCGCGTCGCGGCCGAGCTGCCAGCGCAGCTGACGGATGGCCTCCATGAACGGCGCGCTCTCGATGTCGCCGATGGTGCCGCCCACTTCCGTGATCACGAAGTCCAGCTCCTCCCCTTTCACGTCCTTGCGGAGCATCCGGCGCTTGATCTCGTCGGTGATGTGGGGCACGACCTGGATGGTCTTGCCCAGGTAGTCGCCCCGCCGCTCGCGGTCGATGACGGTCTTGTAGATGCGGCCGGTGGTGATGGAGTTGTCACGCGTGGTGTGGATGCCCGTAAAACGCTCGTAGTGTCCGAGGTCGAGGTCGGTCTCCATGCCGTCCGTGGTCACGTAGCACTCCCCGTGTTCGTAGGGGTTGAGCGTCCCCGGATCGATGTTGATATAGGGATCGAACTTCTGGATCGTGACCTTGAAGCCGCGCGCCTGCAGCAGCTTGCCGAGACTGGCGGAGATGATTCCCTTGCCCAGGGATGAGACCACGCCGCCCGTGATGAAGATATACTTGGTTGCCATTTGTTGTTATTTCAGTTTTTTGCAGTATGCGTCCAGGGCGTCGGCGGCGGCGTGGCCGGAGGCCATCGCGCGCACCACCAGGGAAGCCCCGCTCTGCACGTCACCCGCAAAGAATACGTTCTCGCCCACTTCGGGCAGCTGCGGCTTCAGGAAGCCCATCGCCAGCAGCACGATTTCCGCCTTGACCACCTCCGGCTCGCCGGCCGTGACCATCAGCGGGCGTCCGCCTTCCGGATTCGGCTTCCAGTCGATCGGCTGGATCTCGACCCCCGTCAGCTGGCCGTTCTCGCCCAAGAAGCGCAGGGTGTTGATGTTCCAGCGGCGCTCGCAGCCCTCTTCGTGCGAAGACGAGGTCTTGAGGGTGCGCGGCCAGTTCGGCCAGGGATTCGCCGGATCGTCCGGCCCCACGGGCGGCTTGGGCATGATCTCGATCTGCATCACGGACTTGCAGCCCTGGCGGTGCGCCGTGCCGATGCAGTCGGAGCCGGTGTCGCCGCCGCCGATGACCAGCACGTTCTTGCCCTTGCAGGTCACGCGGTCCTTCGCGGCCACCTCGGTGCCGTAGAGCACGCGGTTCTGCTGCGCGAGCAGCTCGAGCGCGAAATGCACGCCCTTGAGCTCGCGGCCGGGCACGCTGAGGTCGCGTGCGGTCGGCGTGCCGGTGGCGATGACGTAGGCGTCAAATCCCTTCGGCAGCGCGTCCGGCGCCACTTCCGCGCCATAGCGGAAGCTGATGCCCTCCTGCTCCATCACGGCGATGCGGCGGTCGATCACGGCCTTGTTGAGCTTGAAGTTCGGGATGCCGAAACGGAGCAGGCCGCCGGCTTTCTCGTTCTTCTCGAAGACGGTCACCGTGTAGCCCTTGCGGTTGAGCCGGTTGGCGGCGGCCAGGCCCGCAGGGCCCGCGCCGATCACGGCCACCTTGCGGCCGTTGCGCTCCGGCGAGACGGGACGGACATAGTTCTCGCGATAGGCGATCTCGGTGATCGCCGCCTCGTTCTCGCGGTTGGTCGTGGGCTCGTGCATCGTCAGGTTGAGCACGCAGGCCTTCTCGCAGAGCGCCGGGCACACGCGTCCGGTGAACTCCGGGAAATCGTTGGTGGCGTTGAGCAGGCGGTAGGCCAGCTCGAAATCGCCCTTGTACACGGCGTCGTTCCACTCCGGCGGGCGGTTGCCCAGCGGGCAGGCCCAGTTGCAGAACGGGACGCCGCAGTCCATGCAGCGGGACGCCTGAAGGCGACGGTCGCCTTCGTTGAGCGTCTGTTCCACTTCCCCGAAATCCTGGATGCGGTCGTGGACCGGCCGGTAGCCGGCCTCCTTGCGGGGTATTGTCAAAAATGCTTTGTAGTCTCCCATAAGGCGTCAATATTGGATTTGGAGGTGTTGGACTTTCTCTGCCAGGCTGCGCAGGCGCTCCTGCTCGAGGACGTGCTTGTATTCGATCGGGATGACCTTGATGAAGTCGTCCACCGAACGGGTCCAGTCGTCCAGCAGGGTCCGCGCCAGGGCGGAACCCGTGTAGAGGTAGTGCTGGCGGACCAGTTCGTGCAGCTCCTTGCGGTCGAGCTTGTCGTCCACCAGGGAGATTTCGACCATGTCGAGGTTGCAGTAGTAATCGAAGGTGTGCGAAGGGTCGTAGACATAGGCCACGCCGCCGGACATGCCCGCGGCGAAGTTGCGGCCCACGGGGCCCAGGACGACCACGCGGCCGCCCGTCATGTATTCGCAGCAGTGGTCGCCCGCGCCTTCCACCACGGCCTTGGCGCCGGAGTTGCGGACCGCGAAGCGCTGGCCCGCCCGGCCGGCGACGTACATCTCGCCGCCCGTGGCGCCGTAGAGGCAGGTGTTGCCGGCGATGATGTTGTCCTCCGCCTTGAACGTGGCGCGCGCGGACGGGCGGATGGCCACCCGGCCACCGCTCAGGCCCTTGCCCACATAGTCGTTGGCCTCGCCTTCCAGGCGCACGTTGACGCCTGCGGCGAGGAAGGCGCAGAAGCTCTGGCCCGCCGAGCCCTTGAACTTGATGTTCAGGGTCGAGTCAGGCAGGCCCTCAGCGCCGTATTTGGCCGCGATGCGGCCGCTGAGCATCGTGCAGACCGCACGGTCGGTGTTGGCGATGGGATACTCCAGGCTGATCTCCTCCTTCCATTCGATGGCGGGCTGGGCAGCCTTGATGATCTCCAGGTCGCGCACCGGCGCCAGGGCGTGCAGCGGGCCGCCGGCCCAGCAGGAAGCGCCCTGCTCGCGGAAGAGCAGGCGGGACAGGTCCACGCGCGAGGCCTTGGAGCCCTGCGGGTCCGGTTTGCGGACGAGCAGCTCCGTGTGGCCGATGATGTCGGAAAGCTTCGTGTAGCCCATCTCGGCGAGGTATTCCCGCACTTCCTGGGCCAGGTAGGTGAAGTAGTTGACGAGGTAGTCGGCCTTGCCGAGGAAATGCTTGCGCAGTTCGGGATCCTGCGTGGCCACGCCCGTGGGGCAGGTATTGAGGCTGCACTTGCGCATCATCACGCAGCCGAGCACGATCAGCGGCAGGGTGCCGAAGCCGAACTCGTCGGCGCCGAGCAGCGACATCAGGACGACGTCGCGGCCGGTCTTGAGCTGGCCGTCCACCTGCAGGCGGACCTGGCTGCGCAGGCCGTTGCGGACCAGCGTCTGCTGGGCCTCGGCCAGGCCGATCTCCGGGCTGATGCCCGCGAAGCGCATCGAAGATGCCGGAGATGCGCCGGTGCCGCCCTCGGCGCCGGACACGACGATCAGGTCGGCCTTGGCCTTGGCCACGCCGGCGGCGATCGTGCCCACGCCGCTCTCGGACACCAGCTTGACGCTGATGGCGGCGGCCGGGTTGACGTTCTTGAGGTCGAAGATCAGCTGCGAGAGGTCCTCGATGGAGTAGATGTCGTGATGCGGCGGCGGGGAGATCAGGGAGATGCCCGGGATGGAGTTGCGGGTCTTGGCGATGATGGCGTTGACCTTGAATCCCGGCAGCTGGCCGCCCTCGCCGGGCTTCGCGCCCTGGGCGACCTTGATCTGGATCTCCTCGGCGTTGACGAGGTATTCCGCCGTCACGCCGAAGCGGCCGGACGCCACCTGCTTGGTCTTGCTGGACAGCGACACGCCGTCCACCGCGCTGTGGTAGCGCTCGTTGTCCTCGCCGCCCTCGCCCGTATTGGAGCGCGAGCCGAGGCGGTTCATCGCCAGGGCGATGGCCTCGTGGGCCTCGATGCTCAAGGCGCCGAAACTCATGGCGCTGACCACGAAGCGCTTCACGATGGACTCCACGCTCTCCACCTCGTCGACGGAGACGGCCTTGCCGCGCTTGAAGTCCAGCAGGTCGCGCAGGAAGAGCTGGTCGGCCTTGCCGTCCACGGCGGCCGTGAATTCCTTGAATTTCTTGTAGCTGCCCAGGCGCGTGGCGATCTGCAGCGCGGAGATCGTCTCGGGATTCCACGCGTGCGGGATGCCGCCCTTGCGGTAATGGAACTGGCCCACGTTGGGCAGGAAATCGGCATGCGCGGCGCCTGCATACGCCTGTGCATGGAAGTACATCGCGTCGCGGGCGATGGTCTCCAGGCCGATGCCGCCGATGGTCGAACGGTCGGTGCCGAAATATTCGCGCAGCAGGCCCTCCTCGAGGCCGATGCTCTCGAAGATGCGGGCGCCGCGGTAGGAGCGGATCGTGGAGATGCCCATCTTGGCCATGATCTTGAGCAGGCCCTTCTTCATCGCCTCGATGTAGTTGGTGCGGGCCGTGGCGTAGTTGAGCTGGATCTTGCCGCCGTGCGCCAGGCTCGAGATGATGGCGAACGAGAGGTACGGGTTGATGGCGGAGGCGCCGTAGCCGAGCAGCAGCGCGGCATGCATCGTCTCGCGGATCTCGCCGCTCTCGACGATCAGCGCCGTCTGCACGCGCTTGCCGGTGGCGATCAGGTGGTGGTGCACCGCGCTGACGGCCAGCAGCGAAGGGATGGGCGCGTGTTTCTCGTCCACGTCGCGGTCCGACAGGATGATGTAGTTGACGCCGTCGTCCACGCATTTCTCCGCCTTGCGGCAGAGGCCGGACAGGGCGCGGCGCAGGTTGGCCGCCGCCGCGGCGGGATCGGCCGACACTTCGAAGAGGATCGGCAGCTTGACGGTGTTGAAGCCCTTGTAACGGATGTTGCAGAGCAGGTCAAGCTGGGTGTTGGTCAGGATCGGATGCGGCAGGCGCACCATCTTGCAGTTGTCCTCGTCCGGGGTCAGGATGCCCGTGCCCACGCGTCCGATATACTCGAACAACGACATCACCATCTGCTCGCGGATGGAGTCGATGGGCGGATTGGTCACCTGGGCGAACTGCTGGCGGAAATAGTTGAAGAAGCTCTGCGGGCGCTCGGTCAGCACGGCCAGCGGGGTGTCGTTGCCCATCGAGGAGGTGGGCTCGATGCCCTTCTCGCACATCGGCTTGAGGGCGTTCTCGACGTCCTCCGCCGTGCAGCCGAACAGGATCTCCTTGTGCAGGAGGTCGGCCTCGTTGTGCTCGATCTTGCGGCCGCTGTGGAGGTCTTCCAGCTGGATGCGGCCGGCGGAGAGCCACTTGCGGTAGGGATGCTCCGAAGCGAGCTTCTCCTTGATCTCGGCATCGTACCAGATCTTGCCCTCCTTCGTGTCCACGAGCAGCATCTTGCCCGGCTCCAGACGGCCCTTGCACTCGATCTCCGTCGGGTCGAAGTCCAGCACGCCCACCTCGCTCGCCACGACCAGGAAGCCGCGCTTGGTGATGGTGTAGCGGCCCGGACGCAGGCCGTTGCGGTCGAGGATGCCGCCGGCGTAGCGGCCGTCGCTGAAGAGCAGCGTGGCCGGGCCGTCCCAGGGCTCCATCAGGATGGAATGGTATTCATAGAACGCGCGCAGGTCCTCGGAGATCGGGTTGGTCTCGTCGAAGCTCTCCGGCATCAGCACGGCCACGGCCTGCGGGAGGCTGAGGCCGCTCTGGGTCAGGAATTCCAGCGCGTTGTCGAGGCTGGCGGAGTCGCTCATGTCCGGCTGCACGATCGGCGTGAGGTCGGAGATGTCGCCCAGCGCGCCGGAGTTGAGCACGCTCTGGCGCGCCTGCATCCAGCTGCGGTTGCCGCGGATGGTGTTGATCTCGCCGTTGTGGCAGAGCATGCGGAACGGCTGCGCCAGGCTCCACTGCGGGAAGGTGTTCGTGGAGAAACGGGAATGGACGATCGCCATCGCGCTCGTGAACCACTGGCTCGTCAGGTCCGTGTAGTATTCGCGCAGCTGGCGGCTCGTCAGCATACCCTTGTACACGATGTTGCGGGTGGACAGCGAGCAGATGTAGCAGTCCTCGCCGAGCCGCTCCACGTGCTTGCGGATGCGGTAGAGCTTGCGCTCGAAATCTGCTTCCTCGATGAACTCGGCGCTGGTCACGAAGAGCTGGGCCGTGTACGGCTCCCCCTTCGCGGCCTCCTCGCCGAGGCAGGCGGAATTGACCGGGACCTCCCGGATGTGGCTGAGCTTGCAGCCTTCGCATTCCACTTCCGCGCGCACGGATTCCAGGATGCGGTCACGCTTGGAGGCGTCCTTGGGCAGGAACACCAGGCCGGTGCCGTAGCGTCCCTTCTCCGGGACGGGAATGCCCTGCAGGAGGATGAATTCATGGGGGATCTGGACCATGATGCCGGCCCCGTCGCCCGATTTTCCGTCGGCGCCCTCGGCCCCGCGGTGGCTCATGTTCTCGAGCACCGTCAGGGCGTTGTCCACCAGCTCGTGGGTCTTGTCGCCACGGATGTTAACGACCATACCGACCCCACAGGCGTCGTGCTCCGACGCCTTGTCGTATAAACCGTATTTCATTGTTAACTAGCTGATAAACAACAATTCACGATACTTCGGCAGCGGCCACATCTTGTTGTCGACCACTTCCTCGAGCTTGTCGATCGGCTTGCGCAGGTCGTACAGGCTCTCGGCGATCTCGTGGTATGCGAGGGCGCGCTTGTACTCGTCCTCGATGGCGTTGGCCGCCTTGCGGGCGTCCTTCATCGCGCGGGTCTTGACACGCACTTCCTCCACATACTTGTTGATCGTGTCGAGGATCTGCAGCTCGGTGGCGCAGGATTCGACGTCGCCGTAGATGCTCTTCGCCAGGGCGACCTCCTGCAGGAGCTTGGCCTTGTACTCGAGCGCGGCGGGGATGATGTGGTTGATGGCCATGCGGACCATCACGCGGGATTCGATCTGGACCTTCTTGGTGTAGGTCTCCCACTTCACCTCGTTGCGGGCCTCGAGTTCCTTCTTGCTATAGACACCCGTCTTGGTGAACATCTCCACGGAAGCGGGTTTGGTGAATTCGGTGAACATCTTCGGCACGTTGGTCTCCACGTCGAGGCCGCGGCGCGCCGCTTCTTTCTTCCACTCCTCCGTGTAGCCGTTACCGTCGAAGCAGACGGTGTCGATCACGGACTTGATGATGGGCTTAAGGGCGTCCATGACGGCGACGTTGGTCTTCTTGCCGGCGGCGAGCTCCTTCTCGACGTCCGCCTTGAAGGCGATGAGCTGCTCGGCCACGGCGGCGTTGAGCGTGGTCATCGCGCCGGCGCAGTTGGCGCAGGAGCCGACGGCGCGGAACTCGAAGCGGTTGCCGGTGAAGGCGAACGGCGAGGTGCGGTTGCGGTCGGTGTTGTCCACGAAGATCTCCGGGATCTCCACCAGGCCGAGGCTCTTGCCCTTCTTGCCCGCGATCTCGATCGGGGTGTCGGAAGGGACTTCCAGGAGCTTGTGCAGCACCTCGGTCATCGTGCGGCCCAGGAAGGCGGACACGATTGCGGGCGGCGCCTCGTTGGCGCCCAGACGGTGGGCGTTGGTCGCGCTGGCGATGGAGGCCTTCAGCAGGGCGTTGTGCTTCTGCACGGCCGCGAGCACGTTGACGAAGAAGGTGACGAACTGCAGGTTGCCCTTGGCGTCCTTGCCGGGAGCGAGCAGCTGCGTGCCCTTGTCGGTGCCGAGCGACCAGTTGTTGTGCTTGCCGGAACCGTTGACCCCGTCGAAGGGCTTCTCGTGCAGGAGCACCACGAAGCCGTGCTTGCGGGCGATGCGGTTCATCAGGTTCATGATGATCTGGTTCTGGTCGTTGGCGAGGTTGGTCTCACCGTAGATCGGAGCGAGCTCGAACTGGTTGGGGGCCACTTCGTTGTGGCGGGTCTTCAGGGGAATGCCGAGGCGGTGGCCGGCGATCTCGAGGTCACGCATGAAAGCGGCCACGCGCGGCGGGATGGAACCGAAGTAGTGGTCGTCCAGCTGCTGGTTCTTGGAAGAGTTGTGGCCGAACAGGGTGCGGCCGGTGATCATCAGGTCCGTGCGGGCGGCATAGAGCGCCTCGTCCACGAGGAAGTACTCCTGCTCCCAGCCGAGGTAGGAATAGACCTTGCTCACGCCCGGGTCGAAGAGCTTGCAGATGGGCACGGCGGCGTCGCTGACGGCCTTGAGGGCCTTCTTGAGCGGGGTCTTGTAGTCGAGCGCCTCGCCGGTATAGGAAATGAAGATCGTCGGGATGCAGAGGGTGTCGTCCAGGATGAAGACCGGGGAGGTCGGATCCCAGGCGGTGTAACCACGGGCTTCGAAGGTGGCGCGGATGCCGCCGTTCGGGAAGGACGAAGCGTCAGGCTCCTGCTGTGCGAGCATCTTGCCGTCGAAGGTCTCGATGACGCCGCCCTTGCCGTCATAGTCAATCAGGGAATCGTGCTTCTCGGCCGTGCCCTCGGTCAGCGGCTGGAACCAGTGGGTGACATGGGTCACACCGTGCTCCATGGCCCACTCCTTCATGCCGCGGGCCACGCCGTCGGCAGTCTTGCGGTCCAGGGACTTGCCGCCCTCGATGCAGTCGAGCAGCGCGTGGAGGCTGTCCGCATCGAGATACTTGCACATCTTCTTGCGGTCAAAAACCAACTCTCCAAAATACTCGGAGGTCTTGCCTGCCGGGACCTCGGCCGGAACTTCCTTCTTCTCGAAGGATTCCTTGACTAAATCAAATCTGTCCATAATTACACTATTTATTAACTAACTACTCACTTGTTATCGCGACGCCTTCACAAGGAGAGAGGCTGATCCCTAAGGGACCAGCCTCTCTATTTCCTAATTGATATTTACTTCCAAAATGATGTGTCGCATACGCTGGTTTTTATACGCACCTAGAAGCACTCAGGACCTGCTGGTTCTGAGACTGCTGCTGGTTATTATTATTGATGCGTACCACTACTAATTGGACCAAAAATTCAGTTGCAAGTTACGAAGAAAAATCGAAAATGCAAGAGTTTAATAAAAACTTTTTAAAAGTTTTTCATTAACCACTATATAAATAAAAACCATATATATAGGCATCTTGCAAAGCTATCGCAAATCCGTTATCTTTGCGTTATTATGAAGCGTCTTGGACTGATCCGTGTGGCGGCGGCGATGCCGCGCGTCCACGTGGCCGATCCCGCGGCCAACGCCAAGGAGATCCTCGGCCTGTGTAAGCAACTTGCCGCACAGCGGCCTTCCGTCATCGTATTCCCCGAGCTCAGCATCACGGGCTACACCTGCGCCGACCTGTTCGGGCAGAACCGCCTGCTGGACGACGCAGAACGCGCTGTCGCAGAGGTCGTTGCCAAATCCGCAAAGACGGATGCGATGATCGTGTTCGGCGCTCCCCTGCGCCACGCCGGCCGGCTGTTCAACTGCGCCGTCGCGGCCCGCGGGGGCCGCATCCTCGGCATCGTTCCCAAGACCTACCTTGCCGGCAACGGCGAGTTCTACGAGCCGCGCTGGTTCGCCTCCGCCAAGGTGCTGCCGCTGTCGGGCGTGCGCGTGCGCTATGCCGGCCAGGACGACATCCTGCTCGGCACGCGCCAGCTCTTCCGCGTCGGCGGCGCGCTGGCCGGCATCGAGATCTGCCAGGACCTCTGGGTCCCCGTGCCGCCCTGTTCGCAGGCGGCCCTCGCGGGCGCGCAGCTGCTCCTCAACCTCTCCGCCAGCAACGACTATCTCTTCAAGCACGAATACCGCAAGAGCCTCGTGAGCGCCACCGCCTCGCGGCTCTATGCCGCCTACGTCTACTGCTCCTGCGCCGAGGGCGAATCCACCCAGGACCTCGTCTGGTCCGGCGCCTCGCTGATCTGCGAGAACGGCTCGATGCTCGCCGAAGCCGAACGTTTCGCGCGCGGCAGCCGCTTCATCGCCGCCGACGTCGACGTCGAGCGCCTGGAGACGCTGCGCGCCAAGGAGCATTCCTTCGGCTTCGAGGGCCCCGTCCCGACCTTCGTGGTCCAAGAGGCGGGCGACGTCGCCGACACCGATTTCGAGGCCTGCCTGCTTCGCCGGCTGGAGCCGCATCCGTTCGTCCCGCAGGGCGACCCGGAGGCGCTCGGCGTGCGCTGCCGCGAGATCCTTGCCGCGCAGGTCGCGGGCCTGGTCACGCGCCTGGAGCACATCCGCTGCAAGACCGCCGTCATCGGCGTGTCCGGCGGCCTGGATTCCACCCTCGCGCTGCTCGTGACCGCGCTGGCCTTCGACACGCTCGGTCTCCCGCGCGCGGGCATCATCGGCGTGACGATGCCCGGCTTCGGCACGACCCACCGCACCCACGACAACTCCGTGGACCTGATGCGCGAGCTCGGGATCACCGCCCGCGAAGTCTCCATCGTCCCCGCCGTCCGGCAGCATTTCGCCGACATCGGGCAGGACGAGAATGTCCACGACCTCACCTACGAGAACAGCCAGGCGCGCGAGCGCACGCAGCTGCTGATGGACATCGCCGGCAAGGAAGGCGGCATCGTCGTCGGCACGGGCGACCTCTCCGAGCTCGCCCTCGGCTGGTGCACCTACAACGGCGACCACATGTCGATGTACGGCGTCAACGCCAGCGTGCCCAAGACGCTGGTACGCACCCTGGTGCGCTGGGCGGCCGACAACAAGTTCGACGCCGCCGGCGACATCCACAAGACCCTGCTGGACATCGTGGACACGCCCATCAGCCCCGAGCTGCTGCCCGCCGGCAAGGACGGCCAGATCGCCCAGAAGACCGAAGACACCGTCGGCCCGTACGAGCTGCACGACTTCTTCCTCTACCACTTCTTCCGCTCCGGCGCGGGTCCCGACAAGCTCTATTTCTACGCCCGCAAGGCTTTCGCGGGCGTGTATGACGACGCCACCCTCCGCAAGTGGCT
This Bacteroidales bacterium WCE2004 DNA region includes the following protein-coding sequences:
- a CDS encoding CTP synthase translates to MATKYIFITGGVVSSLGKGIISASLGKLLQARGFKVTIQKFDPYINIDPGTLNPYEHGECYVTTDGMETDLDLGHYERFTGIHTTRDNSITTGRIYKTVIDRERRGDYLGKTIQVVPHITDEIKRRMLRKDVKGEELDFVITEVGGTIGDIESAPFMEAIRQLRWQLGRDAVCVHLTYVPYLKAAGELKTKPTQHSVKELQGMGIQPDILVLRTERHLDDAVRMKVASFCNVDLECVVQSEDLPSIYDVPVNMQRQGLDAAILRKIGIPVGETPAMQSWHDFLDKQRRATRELHVALVGKYDLQDAYKSIRESLNLAGIYDEVKVKIDFVNSEGLTRENVAERLAGKAGLVICPGFGQRGIEGKIIAAEYARTHDVPCFGICLGMQMMVIEFARDVLGLADADSSEMNPDTPHNVIDIMEEQKNITQMGGTMRLGEYPCTLRPDSRAWEAYGQKDSIRERHRHRYEFNNRYRKDYEKAGMQCVGVNPDADLVEIVEIPGLRWYIGTQFHPEYSSTVLHPHPLFVSFVKACILQATDLTRQ
- a CDS encoding glutamate synthase (NADPH/NADH) large chain — encoded protein: MKYGLYDKASEHDACGVGMVVNIRGDKTHELVDNALTVLENMSHRGAEGADGKSGDGAGIMVQIPHEFILLQGIPVPEKGRYGTGLVFLPKDASKRDRILESVRAEVECEGCKLSHIREVPVNSACLGEEAAKGEPYTAQLFVTSAEFIEEADFERKLYRIRKHVERLGEDCYICSLSTRNIVYKGMLTSRQLREYYTDLTSQWFTSAMAIVHSRFSTNTFPQWSLAQPFRMLCHNGEINTIRGNRSWMQARQSVLNSGALGDISDLTPIVQPDMSDSASLDNALEFLTQSGLSLPQAVAVLMPESFDETNPISEDLRAFYEYHSILMEPWDGPATLLFSDGRYAGGILDRNGLRPGRYTITKRGFLVVASEVGVLDFDPTEIECKGRLEPGKMLLVDTKEGKIWYDAEIKEKLASEHPYRKWLSAGRIQLEDLHSGRKIEHNEADLLHKEILFGCTAEDVENALKPMCEKGIEPTSSMGNDTPLAVLTERPQSFFNYFRQQFAQVTNPPIDSIREQMVMSLFEYIGRVGTGILTPDEDNCKMVRLPHPILTNTQLDLLCNIRYKGFNTVKLPILFEVSADPAAAAANLRRALSGLCRKAEKCVDDGVNYIILSDRDVDEKHAPIPSLLAVSAVHHHLIATGKRVQTALIVESGEIRETMHAALLLGYGASAINPYLSFAIISSLAHGGKIQLNYATARTNYIEAMKKGLLKIMAKMGISTIRSYRGARIFESIGLEEGLLREYFGTDRSTIGGIGLETIARDAMYFHAQAYAGAAHADFLPNVGQFHYRKGGIPHAWNPETISALQIATRLGSYKKFKEFTAAVDGKADQLFLRDLLDFKRGKAVSVDEVESVESIVKRFVVSAMSFGALSIEAHEAIALAMNRLGSRSNTGEGGEDNERYHSAVDGVSLSSKTKQVASGRFGVTAEYLVNAEEIQIKVAQGAKPGEGGQLPGFKVNAIIAKTRNSIPGISLISPPPHHDIYSIEDLSQLIFDLKNVNPAAAISVKLVSESGVGTIAAGVAKAKADLIVVSGAEGGTGASPASSMRFAGISPEIGLAEAQQTLVRNGLRSQVRLQVDGQLKTGRDVVLMSLLGADEFGFGTLPLIVLGCVMMRKCSLNTCPTGVATQDPELRKHFLGKADYLVNYFTYLAQEVREYLAEMGYTKLSDIIGHTELLVRKPDPQGSKASRVDLSRLLFREQGASCWAGGPLHALAPVRDLEIIKAAQPAIEWKEEISLEYPIANTDRAVCTMLSGRIAAKYGAEGLPDSTLNIKFKGSAGQSFCAFLAAGVNVRLEGEANDYVGKGLSGGRVAIRPSARATFKAEDNIIAGNTCLYGATGGEMYVAGRAGQRFAVRNSGAKAVVEGAGDHCCEYMTGGRVVVLGPVGRNFAAGMSGGVAYVYDPSHTFDYYCNLDMVEISLVDDKLDRKELHELVRQHYLYTGSALARTLLDDWTRSVDDFIKVIPIEYKHVLEQERLRSLAEKVQHLQIQY
- a CDS encoding NAD+ synthase (glutamine-hydrolysing): MKRLGLIRVAAAMPRVHVADPAANAKEILGLCKQLAAQRPSVIVFPELSITGYTCADLFGQNRLLDDAERAVAEVVAKSAKTDAMIVFGAPLRHAGRLFNCAVAARGGRILGIVPKTYLAGNGEFYEPRWFASAKVLPLSGVRVRYAGQDDILLGTRQLFRVGGALAGIEICQDLWVPVPPCSQAALAGAQLLLNLSASNDYLFKHEYRKSLVSATASRLYAAYVYCSCAEGESTQDLVWSGASLICENGSMLAEAERFARGSRFIAADVDVERLETLRAKEHSFGFEGPVPTFVVQEAGDVADTDFEACLLRRLEPHPFVPQGDPEALGVRCREILAAQVAGLVTRLEHIRCKTAVIGVSGGLDSTLALLVTALAFDTLGLPRAGIIGVTMPGFGTTHRTHDNSVDLMRELGITAREVSIVPAVRQHFADIGQDENVHDLTYENSQARERTQLLMDIAGKEGGIVVGTGDLSELALGWCTYNGDHMSMYGVNASVPKTLVRTLVRWAADNKFDAAGDIHKTLLDIVDTPISPELLPAGKDGQIAQKTEDTVGPYELHDFFLYHFFRSGAGPDKLYFYARKAFAGVYDDATLRKWLDTFLKRFFRQQFKRSCLPDGPKVGSVSLSPRGDWRMPSDLETVWSLED
- a CDS encoding glutamine synthetase; the encoded protein is MDRFDLVKESFEKKEVPAEVPAGKTSEYFGELVFDRKKMCKYLDADSLHALLDCIEGGKSLDRKTADGVARGMKEWAMEHGVTHVTHWFQPLTEGTAEKHDSLIDYDGKGGVIETFDGKMLAQQEPDASSFPNGGIRATFEARGYTAWDPTSPVFILDDTLCIPTIFISYTGEALDYKTPLKKALKAVSDAAVPICKLFDPGVSKVYSYLGWEQEYFLVDEALYAARTDLMITGRTLFGHNSSKNQQLDDHYFGSIPPRVAAFMRDLEIAGHRLGIPLKTRHNEVAPNQFELAPIYGETNLANDQNQIIMNLMNRIARKHGFVVLLHEKPFDGVNGSGKHNNWSLGTDKGTQLLAPGKDAKGNLQFVTFFVNVLAAVQKHNALLKASIASATNAHRLGANEAPPAIVSAFLGRTMTEVLHKLLEVPSDTPIEIAGKKGKSLGLVEIPEIFVDNTDRNRTSPFAFTGNRFEFRAVGSCANCAGAMTTLNAAVAEQLIAFKADVEKELAAGKKTNVAVMDALKPIIKSVIDTVCFDGNGYTEEWKKEAARRGLDVETNVPKMFTEFTKPASVEMFTKTGVYSKKELEARNEVKWETYTKKVQIESRVMVRMAINHIIPAALEYKAKLLQEVALAKSIYGDVESCATELQILDTINKYVEEVRVKTRAMKDARKAANAIEDEYKRALAYHEIAESLYDLRKPIDKLEEVVDNKMWPLPKYRELLFIS
- a CDS encoding glutamate synthase (NADPH/NADH) small chain, with protein sequence MGDYKAFLTIPRKEAGYRPVHDRIQDFGEVEQTLNEGDRRLQASRCMDCGVPFCNWACPLGNRPPEWNDAVYKGDFELAYRLLNATNDFPEFTGRVCPALCEKACVLNLTMHEPTTNRENEAAITEIAYRENYVRPVSPERNGRKVAVIGAGPAGLAAANRLNRKGYTVTVFEKNEKAGGLLRFGIPNFKLNKAVIDRRIAVMEQEGISFRYGAEVAPDALPKGFDAYVIATGTPTARDLSVPGRELKGVHFALELLAQQNRVLYGTEVAAKDRVTCKGKNVLVIGGGDTGSDCIGTAHRQGCKSVMQIEIMPKPPVGPDDPANPWPNWPRTLKTSSSHEEGCERRWNINTLRFLGENGQLTGVEIQPIDWKPNPEGGRPLMVTAGEPEVVKAEIVLLAMGFLKPQLPEVGENVFFAGDVQSGASLVVRAMASGHAAADALDAYCKKLK